The following is a genomic window from Candidatus Desulfarcum epimagneticum.
CGTGTTATGAGCGAAATGTCGTATGGTCTGGAGGGAAAAGTGGCGGTGGTCACCGGGGGAAGCCGGGGAATCGGTCTTGAGATCGCCCGGGCCCTGATGGCTGAAAAGGCCAGGGTGGCGATATGCGGAAGAAAACAGGAGGGGCTGGACGCCGCGGTTTCCGAGCTGGGCGAAAGTCCTGATCTTCTTTCCGCCGCGGCCCACATCGCCCGGGAGGACGACGTCAAAGCGCTGTTCGCCCGGGTCAAAGACGCCTTCGGCCGGGTGGACATTCTCATCAACAATGTGGGCATGAACATCATCACGGGCCTTTCCGACGCCGAGGTCTCCCTGTGGAACAAGATCATCGAGTCCAACCTCACCGGCGCGTTTCTGTGCGCCCGGGAGGCGGCCCGGCTCATGCGGGAGCAAAAACAGGGGAAAATCGTGGGCATCACGTCCCTGGCGGCGCGCCGCTCGGCCCCGGCCATGGGCAT
Proteins encoded in this region:
- a CDS encoding conserved hypothetical protein (Evidence 4 : Unknown function but conserved in other organisms); its protein translation is MSEMSYGLEGKVAVVTGGSRGIGLEIARALMAEKARVAICGRKQEGLDAAVSELGESPDLLSAAAHIAREDDVKALFARVKDAFGRVDILINNVGMNIITGLSDAEVSLWNKIIESNLTGAFLCAREAARLMREQKQGKIVGITSLAARRSAPAMGIYGVAKAGIEMMTRVMAQELAPFGAQVNAVAPAMVKTGFSAPFWSNPEIHDQIVKTIPLGRVADPADIVGPVLFLCSAASDFITGQTLPVDGGASAI